A genomic segment from Drosophila miranda strain MSH22 chromosome 3, D.miranda_PacBio2.1, whole genome shotgun sequence encodes:
- the LOC108159004 gene encoding protein argonaute-2 isoform X2 — MSTERELAPGGPAQLLTHTLPLTFPDLQINTTVGIIGKVYAPPAPGSSVNPTAVTSPSAQNVAAGGATVGATASSAASQVASTLGTTTGTVTAAIATATPTTNPDMPVFTCPRRPNLGREGRPIVLRANHFQVTMPRGYVHHYDINIQPDKCPRKVNREIIETMVQAYSKIFGVLKPVFDGRNNLYTRDPLPIGNERLELEVTLPGEGKDRIFRVTIKWQAQVSLFNLEEALEGRTRQIPYDAILALDVVMRHLPSMTYTPVGRSFFSSPDGYYHPLGGGREVWFGFHQSVRPSQWKMMLNIDVSATAFYKAQPVIDFMCEVLDIRDIMEQRKPLTDSQRVKFTKEIKGLKIEITHCGQMRRKYRVCNVTRRPAQMQSFPLQLENGQTVECTVAKYFLDKYRMKLRYPHLPCLQVGQEHKHTYLPLEVCNIVAGQRCIKKLTDMQTSTMIKATARSAPDREREINNLVKRADFNNDSYVQEFGLAISNSMMEVRGRVLPPPKLQYGGRVSTGITGQQLFPPQNKVSLASPNQGVWDMRGKQFFTGVEIRIWAIACFAPQRTVREDALRNFTQQLQKISNDAGMPIIGQPCFCKYATGPDQVEPMFRYLKITFPGLQLVVVVLPGKTPVYAEVKRVGDTVLGMATQCVQAKNVNKTSPQTLSNLCLKINVKLGGINSILVPSIRPKVFNEPVIFLGADVTHPPAGDNKKPSIAAVVGSMDAHPSRYAATVRVQQHRQEIIQELSSMVRELLIMFYKSTGGYKPHRIILYRDGVSEGQFPHVLQHELTAIREACIKLEPEYRPGITFIVVQKRHHTRLFCAEKKEQSGKSGNIPAGTTVDVGITHPTEFDFYLCSHQGIQGTSRPSHYHVLWDDNHFDSDELQCLTYQLCHTYVRCTRSVSIPAPAYYAHLVAFRARYHLVEKEHDSGEGSHQSGCSEDRTPGAMARAITVHADTKKVMYFA, encoded by the exons CACCACCAGCGCCGGGTTCTTCGGTCAATCCCACCGCTGTAACCAGCCCAAGTGCCCAGAATGTGGCAGCTGGGGGCGCCACTGTGGGTGCGACGGCCTCATCAGCAGCCTCCCAGGTGGCGTCCACCCTGGGAACCACAACCGGGACTGTGACTGCTGCGATTGCCACCGCTACTCCGACCACCAATCCGGATATGCCCGTCTTCACATGTCCGCGTCGCCCCAATCTGGGACGCGAGGGCAGGCCGATCGTACTTCGAGCCAATCACTTTCAGGTGACGATGCCTCGCGGCTATGTGCATCATTACGATATCAACATACAGCCGGACAAGTGTCCGCGCAAGGTGAATCGCGAGATTATCGAGACCATGGTGCAGGCCTACAGCAAGATCTTTGGCGTTCTGAAACCGGTATTCGACGGACGCAACAATCTGTACACCCGCGATCCTCTGCCGATCGGTAACGAGCGCCTCGAGCTGGAGGTGACACTGCCCGGCGAGGGCAAGGACCGCATCTTTCGCGTGACGATCAAGTGGCAGGCCCAGGTCTCGTTATTCAACCTGGAGGAGGCTCTGGAGGGTCGCACGCGTCAAATACCCTACGACGCCATCCTTGCCCTGGACGTGGTCATGCGTCATCTGCCGAGCATGACCTATACGCCAGTCGGACGGAGCTTTttcagctcgccggatggcTACTATCATCCTCTGGGTGGTGGACGTGAGGTCTGGTTCGGTTTCCATCAAAGCGTGAGGCCCTCGCAATGGAAAATGATGCTGAACATTGATG TCTCGGCCACTGCTTTCTACAAGGCTCAACCCGTGATTGACTTTATGTGCGAGGTGCTGGATATACGCGACATCATGGAGCAGCGCAAGCCGCTCACAGACTCGCAGCGGGTCAAGTTCACCAAGGAGATCAAGGGACTCAAGATTGAGATCACGCACTGTGGCCAGATGCGGCGCAAGTATCGTGTCTGCAATGTAACCCGCCGACCGGCTCAAATGCAATC ATTCCCACTGCAGTTGGAGAATGGTCAAACTGTGGAGTGCACTGTGGCCAAGTATTTCCTGGACAAGTATCGAATGAAGTTGCGCTACCCCCATCTGCCGTGCCTGCAGGTGGGACAGGAGCACAAGCACACCTATCTGCCGCTCGAGGTGTGCAACATTGTGGCTGGCCAGCGATGCATCAAAAAGCTCACCGATATGCAGACATCGACGATGATCAAGGCCACTGCACGCTCGGCACCGGATCGCGAGCGTGAGATCAACAATCTGGTGAAGCGTGCGGACTTTAACAACGACTCGTATGTCCAGGAGTTCGGTCTGGCCATCTCCAATTCGATGATGGAGGTGAGGGGACGAGTGCTACCGCCGCCCAAGCTTCAGTATGGGGGACGTGTGTCCACTGGCATCACCGGGCAGCAGTTGTTTCCGCCCCAGAATAAGGTGAGCCTTGCCTCGCCCAACCAAGGTGTCTGGGACATGCGCGGCAAGCAGTTCTTCACGGGCGTGGAGATCAGGATCTGGGCCATTGCCTGCTTTGCCCCGCAGCGAACAGTGCGCGAGGATGCCTTGAGGAACTTCACCCAGCAGCTGCAGAAGATCTCAAACGACGCCGGTATGCCGATAATAGGCCAGCCCTGCTTCTGCAAATATGCTACGGGGCCGGATCAAGTGGAGCCGATGTTCCGATACCTGAAAATCACCTTCCCGGGGCTGCAGCTCGTCGTTGTTGTGCTGCCCGGCAAGACCCCGGTCTATGCGGAGGTCAAGCGCGTGGGCGACACCGTCTTGGGCATGGCCACCCAGTGTGTGCAGGCGAAGAACGTGAACAAGACATCGCCCCAGACGCTGTCCAATCTGTGTCTGAAGATAAACGTCAAGCTGGGCGGCATCAATTCGATTCTGGTGCCCTCCATCCGGCCCAAGGTCTTTAACGAGCCCGTTATCTTCCTGGGAGCTGACGTCACACACCCACCAGCCGGCGATAACAAGAAGCCATCGATTGCCGCTGTTGTTGGTTCAATGGACGCCCATCCGTCACGATATGCGGCCACTGTGCGAGTACAGCAACACCGCCAGGAGATCATCCAGGAGCTGAGCAGCATGGTGCGCGAGCTACTGATTATGTTCTACAAGTCGACGGGTGGCTACAAGCCCCACCGAATCATCCTGTACCGGGACGGCGTCTCCGAGGGACAGTTCCCGCATGTGCTGCAGCACGAGTTGACCGCCATAAGGGAGGCGTGCATCAAGCTAGAGCCCGAATACAGGCCAGGCATCACATTCATCGTTGTCCAGAAGCGCCATCATACGCGACTCTTCTGCGCCGAGAAGAAGGAGCAGAGCGGCAAGTCTGGCAATATACCGGCCGGCACCACCGTCGATGTGGGCATCACGCATCCAACCGAATTTGATTTCTATCTGTGCAGTCATCAGGGCATTCAAGGCACCAGCCGTCCCTCGCACTATCACGTGCTCTGGGATGACAATCACTTTGACTCCGACGAGCTTCAGTGCCTCACGTATCAGCTGTGCCACACCTATGTGAGGTGCACGCGCTCCGTCAGTATACCAGCTCCAGCCTACTATGCCCACTTGGTGGCTTTTCGTGCAAG GTATCATCTGGTGGAGAAGGAGCACGACTCCGGCGAGGGCTCACACCAGAGCGGATGCTCAGAGGATCGGACACCGGGAGCCATGGCCAGAGCCATCACGGTCCATGCAGACACGAAGAAGGTCATGTACTTTGCCTAA